The Brasilonema sennae CENA114 genome includes a region encoding these proteins:
- a CDS encoding NACHT domain-containing protein: MPESENPKDPKKVSNNDLRNSQFAGGFIDAQNVNAGRIGGDIRNNWNFSFGQRASNELLNPKTRNHIRQILLRQVSTEVESRIKTSLHNRIYIVQDTDQNPSEIELPWASQIKVGSTPKIHLKNTEIIAIYDQPDIAGRLLILGNPGVGKTTMLLKLAQELVKRTKNDSAHPIPVLFSLSSWKNDINSIKDWLVDQLKKKYGVRKDIGKQLVENQEVLPLLDGLDELAAERQEKCVDKINDFINAGWSNPLVISSRIQEYQRYKALLQLNNSLELCPFTQEQVNQYLQNTDNLQLCDSINQDEELSKLVKTPLLLNIIVLSAQELSIEKWQQLKSSQERLSYLFEAYVSGMLKRKYRGTQPDPEKTKRWLSWLAQRLNDESATEFLIERIQPSWLKKKIQKFVYNLIAWGLIGALITGLINVLINGVITGLIDGLISGLIFGLIFGLIYGLISGLIFGLIGDLIEKKIEKIKLINHLIIFRLTTIKFMISGLIYGLIYGLIYGLISGLIYGLISGLVYGLIYGLIYRLIGDEIQTVEIIKISLKKSSIGLISGLVSGLILGLILGLIQSIQQLREGLIYGLILGLILGLILGLILGIDGQPIEYKTIPNQGIRQSVINTVIISTITFLLATLILILGIKIFGWKLDLSSSLVYGLIIGLLIAIPRSGTPAIKHFVLRVILWANGYAPWNYAKFLDYCTNRLFLQRVGGGYRFMHDLLRQHFANYSVPRNLAPIQETTVATSVLIPDYISCTSCGHHNSTNCKFCTQCGMGLKKLDI, from the coding sequence ATGCCGGAGTCAGAAAACCCCAAAGACCCTAAAAAAGTCTCTAATAATGACTTACGCAATTCCCAGTTTGCAGGTGGGTTTATCGATGCCCAGAACGTTAATGCTGGGCGTATAGGCGGCGATATTCGCAATAATTGGAATTTTTCCTTTGGACAAAGAGCTAGTAATGAATTACTGAATCCCAAAACCAGAAATCATATACGGCAAATACTGTTAAGACAAGTCAGCACTGAAGTTGAAAGCCGGATAAAAACCTCTCTCCATAATCGGATTTATATTGTCCAAGATACAGACCAAAATCCCTCTGAGATTGAATTACCTTGGGCAAGTCAAATAAAGGTGGGTTCCACACCAAAAATTCATTTAAAAAATACGGAAATAATCGCAATCTATGATCAACCTGATATTGCAGGTAGATTATTGATTTTGGGGAATCCTGGTGTCGGAAAAACTACCATGCTTCTTAAGTTAGCTCAGGAACTAGTCAAGCGTACTAAAAATGACTCAGCACATCCGATTCCAGTGTTATTTAGTTTATCTTCCTGGAAAAATGATATCAACAGTATTAAAGATTGGTTAGTAGACCAGCTTAAAAAAAAATATGGTGTACGGAAAGATATTGGTAAACAGTTAGTAGAAAATCAAGAAGTTCTACCCCTTCTAGATGGGTTGGATGAATTAGCGGCAGAACGTCAAGAAAAGTGTGTTGACAAAATTAATGATTTTATAAACGCTGGATGGAGCAATCCTTTAGTTATTTCCAGTCGAATACAAGAGTATCAACGTTATAAAGCTTTACTTCAACTAAATAATTCTTTGGAACTATGCCCTTTTACTCAAGAGCAAGTCAACCAATATTTACAAAACACAGATAATTTACAATTGTGTGACAGTATTAATCAGGATGAAGAGTTAAGCAAATTAGTTAAAACACCACTTTTATTAAATATTATTGTACTTTCTGCTCAAGAACTATCAATAGAAAAATGGCAGCAGTTAAAGTCTTCTCAGGAACGCCTAAGTTATCTATTTGAGGCTTACGTCAGCGGGATGCTGAAACGTAAATATAGAGGGACACAACCTGATCCAGAAAAGACTAAACGCTGGTTAAGCTGGTTGGCACAAAGGTTAAACGATGAAAGTGCAACTGAGTTTTTGATTGAAAGAATTCAACCGAGTTGGTTGAAAAAGAAAATTCAAAAATTTGTTTATAATTTGATTGCATGGGGACTTATAGGAGCGCTGATTACAGGGCTGATTAATGTGCTGATTAATGGGGTGATTACAGGGCTGATTGATGGGCTGATTTCCGGGCTGATTTTTGGGCTGATTTTTGGGCTGATTTATGGGCTGATTTCCGGGCTGATTTTTGGGCTGATTGGAGATCTAATAGAAAAGAAAATAGAAAAGATTAAATTAATTAATCATCTGATAATTTTTAGGTTAACAACTATAAAATTCATGATTTCCGGGCTGATTTATGGGCTGATTTATGGGCTGATTTATGGGCTGATTTCCGGGCTGATTTATGGGCTGATTTCCGGGCTGGTTTATGGGCTGATTTATGGGCTGATTTATAGGCTGATTGGAGATGAAATTCAAACAGTTGAGATTATAAAAATTTCTCTAAAAAAGTCTTCAATCGGGCTGATCTCCGGGCTGGTCTCCGGGCTGATTTTAGGGTTAATTTTAGGGCTGATACAAAGCATTCAGCAGTTGAGAGAAGGACTGATTTATGGGCTGATTTTAGGGCTGATTTTAGGGCTGATTTTAGGGCTGATTTTAGGGATTGATGGGCAACCAATTGAATACAAAACTATTCCTAATCAAGGAATTCGCCAATCAGTTATTAACACTGTTATTATATCAACGATCACTTTTTTATTGGCTACATTAATACTTATTCTAGGAATAAAAATATTCGGATGGAAGCTAGACTTAAGTTCTAGTTTAGTGTATGGATTAATTATTGGACTGCTTATTGCAATACCTAGAAGTGGAACACCAGCTATCAAACATTTTGTTTTACGCGTAATTCTCTGGGCTAATGGTTACGCTCCTTGGAATTATGCCAAGTTTCTTGACTACTGCACCAATCGCCTATTTCTACAACGAGTAGGGGGCGGCTATCGGTTTATGCATGATTTATTACGCCAGCACTTTGCCAATTACTCTGTTCCAAGGAATTTAGCACCTATTCAAGAAACTACAGTAGCAACTTCTGTTTTGATTCCAGATTATATTTCATGTACCAGTTGCGGTCATCATAATTCTACTAATTGCAAGTTTTGTACGCAGTGCGGAATGGGATTGAAGAAACTAGATATTTGA
- the sufR gene encoding iron-sulfur cluster biosynthesis transcriptional regulator SufR: METTHQSSTKQDILEYLLKHSQATAFELAEALDISPQAIRRHLKDLEGEELISFSLSVQGGMGRPQHVYQLTRSGRDRLRPDGADGYGQFAVSLLDTLAETVGHDQVSSILRKQWERKAEEYRDRLGNTSLSERVAILVKLRKAEGFMAECHPVESSESSQGDGFILTEHNCAISNVAESFPSICGHELEMFATVLPDCTVERTHWIINGEHRCGYLVQERKNKL, from the coding sequence ATGGAGACTACCCACCAGTCCTCAACAAAGCAAGATATTCTAGAATATCTTTTGAAACACTCGCAGGCTACAGCTTTTGAGTTAGCCGAAGCGCTCGATATTAGCCCCCAAGCAATTCGTCGCCATCTGAAGGATTTAGAGGGCGAGGAGTTGATTTCTTTCTCATTGTCAGTGCAGGGAGGAATGGGGCGTCCACAGCATGTTTATCAATTGACTCGTAGTGGACGCGATCGCCTGCGTCCAGATGGTGCTGATGGTTATGGTCAATTTGCGGTTTCTCTATTGGACACATTAGCAGAAACGGTCGGACACGACCAAGTTAGTTCAATTTTACGCAAGCAATGGGAACGCAAAGCAGAAGAATATCGCGATCGCCTGGGAAACACTTCCCTCTCAGAAAGGGTGGCAATTTTGGTAAAACTGAGGAAAGCTGAGGGCTTTATGGCTGAGTGTCATCCTGTAGAATCGAGTGAGTCATCACAAGGCGACGGATTTATTTTAACCGAACACAACTGCGCGATATCTAACGTTGCAGAATCTTTCCCCAGCATTTGCGGTCATGAATTAGAAATGTTTGCTACAGTTTTACCTGATTGTACAGTAGAACGTACTCACTGGATTATTAACGGCGAACATCGCTGCGGCTATTTAGTACAAGAGCGAAAAAACAAACTTTAA
- a CDS encoding CHAT domain-containing protein: protein MPETPNRQSKFNLQGAQFAGGLVNADSVNAHQIGGDITNYNQVGQTEANNSAVKTILILAANPKNSLPLRLGEEVREIDAALQRAKKRELFDLKQRSAVRVQEVYQSLLDFKPQIVHFSGHGTGDDGLALEDETGNVRLVDTQALARLFELFASQIQCVVLNACYSEVQAQAIVKHIPYVIGMNKQIGDQAAIKFATAFYKALGAGESVEFAYKLGCNVIQLEGIPEYLTPVLKKK from the coding sequence ATGCCAGAAACTCCTAATAGACAATCTAAATTCAACTTACAAGGCGCTCAATTCGCTGGAGGTCTTGTAAACGCTGATTCAGTGAATGCCCATCAAATCGGTGGTGATATTACCAACTACAACCAAGTTGGACAAACAGAAGCCAACAATTCTGCAGTCAAAACAATTTTAATTTTGGCAGCAAATCCAAAAAACAGTTTGCCCCTGCGATTAGGTGAAGAGGTGCGAGAAATTGACGCTGCATTGCAACGAGCAAAAAAACGAGAATTATTTGACCTAAAACAGCGTTCGGCTGTGCGTGTTCAAGAAGTTTACCAATCGTTATTGGATTTTAAGCCACAAATTGTTCATTTTAGCGGTCATGGTACAGGTGATGATGGTTTGGCGCTGGAGGATGAAACCGGGAATGTGCGATTAGTAGATACACAAGCTTTGGCTAGACTATTCGAGTTATTTGCTTCTCAGATTCAGTGCGTTGTTCTCAACGCTTGTTACTCAGAAGTTCAAGCCCAAGCGATTGTTAAGCATATTCCCTACGTGATTGGAATGAACAAGCAGATTGGTGATCAAGCTGCAATTAAATTTGCAACAGCTTTTTATAAGGCATTGGGTGCTGGAGAATCGGTTGAATTTGCTTATAAGCTTGGGTGCAACGTTATTCAGCTAGAGGGTATTCCAGAATATTTAACTCCTGTGTTAAAGAAGAAATAA